A genomic region of Caulobacter sp. NIBR2454 contains the following coding sequences:
- the fghA gene encoding S-formylglutathione hydrolase, with amino-acid sequence MVDILNTHRTHGGTLRYCRHDSAATGTPMKFSIWTPDGEGPFPYLVWLSGLTCTEDNFTTKAGAYAHAAKHGLAIVAPDTSPRGEGVADDPAYDLGQGAGFYVDATQAPWAPHFNMYSYVTKDLLAAVDGAFPLDPSRRGVFGHSMGGHGALTIALRNPDLFKSVSAFSPIVSPLNCPWGDKALTAYLGADRAAWRPHEATALIEDAGSPFDDILVDQGLADNFLESQLKPELLEAAAAKAGAKVTVRRQPGYDHSYFFISTFVGDHVAWHSERV; translated from the coding sequence ATGGTCGATATCCTCAACACCCACCGCACCCACGGCGGGACCCTGCGTTACTGCCGGCACGACAGCGCGGCGACGGGCACGCCGATGAAGTTCTCCATCTGGACGCCGGATGGCGAGGGGCCTTTCCCTTATCTGGTCTGGCTGTCGGGCCTGACCTGCACCGAGGACAACTTCACCACCAAGGCCGGCGCTTACGCCCACGCGGCCAAGCATGGCCTGGCCATCGTGGCGCCCGACACCAGCCCGCGCGGCGAGGGCGTCGCCGACGATCCCGCCTATGACCTGGGCCAAGGGGCGGGCTTCTATGTGGACGCCACCCAGGCGCCGTGGGCGCCGCACTTCAACATGTATTCGTACGTGACCAAGGACCTGCTCGCGGCTGTCGACGGCGCGTTTCCGCTGGACCCGTCGCGGCGGGGCGTCTTCGGCCACTCCATGGGCGGCCACGGCGCCCTGACCATCGCCCTGAGGAACCCGGACCTGTTCAAGTCCGTCTCGGCCTTCTCGCCCATCGTCTCGCCGTTGAACTGCCCGTGGGGCGACAAGGCGCTGACCGCCTATCTGGGCGCCGACCGCGCCGCCTGGCGGCCCCATGAAGCCACCGCCCTGATCGAGGACGCGGGCTCGCCCTTCGACGACATCCTGGTGGACCAGGGCCTGGCCGACAATTTTCTGGAGAGCCAGTTGAAGCCGGAGTTGCTGGAAGCCGCCGCCGCCAAGGCCGGCGCCAAGGTCACCGTCCGCCGCCAGCCCGGCTACGACCACAGCTACTTCTTCATCTCGACGTTTGTCGGCGACCACGTGGCCTGGCACTCGGAGCGGGTCTAG
- a CDS encoding ATP-binding protein: MATFAFVQKDVAARETARLEEYVAERVKSEDRLFSDLVLLHRAASLSLRRRMEKMPQDLVDAEFEKHFPMAADGTRRTTPALFDGTAWSYGLGGFIANGADVPPEERRLLVAGLQVVSHTGEAELERYDNFYMFTPDTNRFIVFGPHRDDRLIYYRRDAPPTLDFRGEEMVELTRPEHNPQRVMACTKLRKLISDPTGQALTSACMTPIDIGGRHVASWGTTITLDSYLLRAVQDSLPGGTNMIASDDGELISYPGMSRDGVVNSGVLKKAQAEHRVAEVIQEIRKQNQDVGVIRSQINGQVIAYGLMKEPGWYFLMSFSPSDFLWSAVKSASWILLFGLAGVIAQTLLLYRFTRTAVLDPLGRLAQAGWSDGGDTEYLEHRQDEIGVLARALSWQRAKNDDLLRSLEDRVAERTAELERANTAKSVFLANMSHELRTPLNGVIAIADQLAEERGQDRRRELAGLVASSGRLLEQVLSDILDVSKIEAGQFSLTPAPFDLTCEVGAIAELHRASAEAKGLDYGWNVSPDAAGGYLGDAGRIAQVLSNLLANAVKFTETGGVTLTVDRAADGSIAFCVRDTGVGFDEETRQRLFRRFEQADASITRRFGGTGLGLSICAALTEMMGGCIEARSAPDKGAVFEVILPLTPVGMATPAAAPRDAVEHGSLAGLRVLVAEDHPTNRKVVQIILEPFGIDLTVVDNGADAVEAFASASFDVILMDMQMPVMDGLTATRLIRERETRDGRPRTRIVMLTAAAMDEHVVQARRAGADLHVSKPVRPAELVAALSSVDPAPDQDASRSA, translated from the coding sequence ATGGCCACCTTCGCCTTTGTGCAGAAGGATGTGGCGGCGCGTGAGACCGCGCGCCTGGAAGAATACGTGGCCGAACGGGTCAAGTCCGAGGACCGCCTTTTCTCCGATCTGGTGCTGTTGCACCGAGCCGCCAGCCTGTCCCTGCGCCGTCGCATGGAAAAGATGCCGCAGGACCTGGTCGACGCCGAATTCGAGAAACACTTCCCCATGGCCGCCGACGGCACGCGTCGCACGACCCCGGCCCTGTTCGACGGCACCGCCTGGTCCTACGGCCTGGGCGGCTTTATCGCCAACGGCGCCGATGTGCCGCCCGAAGAGCGCCGCCTGCTGGTGGCGGGCCTGCAGGTCGTCTCGCACACAGGCGAGGCCGAACTGGAGCGCTACGACAACTTCTACATGTTCACGCCGGACACCAACCGCTTCATCGTCTTTGGTCCGCACCGCGACGACCGGCTGATCTATTACCGCCGTGACGCCCCGCCGACCCTGGACTTCCGCGGCGAGGAGATGGTCGAGCTTACTCGACCCGAACATAATCCGCAGCGCGTCATGGCCTGCACCAAGCTGCGCAAGCTGATCTCCGATCCGACAGGTCAGGCCCTGACTTCCGCCTGCATGACCCCGATCGACATCGGCGGCCGTCATGTGGCGTCGTGGGGTACGACGATCACCCTTGATTCCTACCTGCTGCGCGCGGTTCAGGACTCCCTGCCGGGCGGGACCAACATGATCGCCTCGGACGATGGCGAGTTGATCTCCTATCCGGGGATGAGCCGCGACGGGGTGGTCAACAGCGGCGTCCTGAAGAAGGCGCAGGCCGAGCACCGCGTCGCCGAGGTGATCCAGGAGATCCGCAAGCAGAACCAGGACGTCGGCGTCATCCGCAGCCAGATCAACGGCCAGGTCATCGCCTACGGGCTGATGAAGGAGCCGGGCTGGTACTTCCTGATGAGCTTCTCGCCCAGCGACTTCCTGTGGTCGGCGGTCAAGTCGGCCTCGTGGATTCTGCTGTTCGGTCTGGCGGGCGTGATCGCCCAGACCCTGCTTTTGTACCGCTTCACCCGCACCGCCGTGCTCGACCCCCTCGGTCGTCTGGCCCAGGCCGGCTGGAGCGACGGCGGCGACACCGAATATCTGGAGCATCGCCAGGACGAGATCGGCGTCCTGGCCCGCGCCCTCAGCTGGCAAAGGGCCAAGAACGACGACCTGCTGCGCTCGCTTGAAGATCGGGTCGCCGAACGAACGGCCGAGCTGGAGCGCGCCAACACCGCCAAGTCCGTCTTCCTGGCCAATATGAGCCATGAGTTGCGCACGCCCCTGAACGGCGTCATCGCCATCGCCGACCAGCTGGCCGAAGAGCGCGGCCAGGACCGTCGCCGCGAGCTTGCGGGTCTGGTGGCCTCATCCGGTCGTCTGCTGGAGCAGGTGCTCAGCGACATCCTTGACGTCTCCAAGATTGAGGCGGGCCAGTTCAGCCTGACCCCCGCGCCCTTCGACCTGACGTGTGAGGTCGGCGCCATAGCCGAGCTGCATCGCGCCTCGGCCGAAGCCAAGGGTCTGGATTACGGCTGGAATGTCTCGCCTGACGCGGCCGGCGGCTATCTTGGCGACGCGGGGCGGATCGCCCAGGTGCTGTCGAACCTGCTGGCCAACGCGGTGAAGTTCACCGAGACCGGCGGCGTGACCTTGACCGTGGATCGCGCCGCGGATGGCTCTATCGCTTTCTGCGTGCGCGACACCGGCGTCGGTTTCGATGAAGAGACGCGCCAACGTCTGTTCCGCCGGTTCGAGCAGGCCGACGCTTCCATCACCCGTCGCTTTGGTGGCACGGGCCTGGGGCTGTCGATCTGCGCGGCCCTGACCGAAATGATGGGTGGCTGCATCGAGGCCCGATCGGCTCCCGACAAAGGCGCCGTGTTCGAGGTCATCCTGCCCCTGACCCCCGTGGGCATGGCGACCCCCGCCGCCGCGCCCCGAGACGCGGTCGAGCATGGATCGCTGGCCGGGCTTCGGGTTCTGGTGGCCGAGGACCATCCCACCAACCGCAAGGTGGTGCAGATCATCCTCGAACCCTTCGGCATCGACCTGACCGTGGTGGATAACGGCGCCGACGCCGTCGAGGCTTTCGCCAGCGCCAGCTTCGACGTGATCCTGATGGACATGCAGATGCCCGTCATGGACGGCCTGACCGCGACCCGCCTTATCCGCGAGCGGGAAACCCGCGACGGGCGCCCGCGCACCCGCATCGTCATGCTGACGGCCGCCGCCATGGACGAGCATGTGGTCCAGGCCCGCCGGGCCGGCGCCGATCTGCACGTCTCCAAGCCCGTGCGCCCGGCCGAACTGGTCGCTGCGTTGTCGAGCGTTGATCCTGCCCCGGATCAGGACGCCAGCCGCTCGGCCTAA
- a CDS encoding contact-dependent growth inhibition system immunity protein, with amino-acid sequence MIEKPQAQASIFLRRDTLLFFPQVLISGWRESNGWHGLAILDEEVRTRTLPFDADDADIGTALRRTLLSTRIRIPNGRVDWGTEGFRRNIAIGYGLQSNRNALSGLKRCEVRMRLGTLRLESRARQFGGGFAAFQPGFDEGHEDIVMRFKAPDAELGAAVREALRRSL; translated from the coding sequence CTGATCGAGAAGCCGCAGGCGCAGGCTTCCATATTCCTACGCCGCGACACCCTCCTGTTTTTTCCGCAAGTACTGATCTCCGGCTGGCGAGAAAGCAATGGTTGGCACGGCCTGGCGATTTTGGATGAAGAGGTTCGGACGAGAACCTTACCCTTCGACGCCGACGATGCCGACATAGGAACAGCGTTGAGAAGAACCCTTCTGTCCACACGGATTAGAATTCCCAACGGCCGGGTAGATTGGGGAACAGAGGGCTTTCGCCGGAACATTGCCATCGGTTACGGCCTGCAATCCAACCGAAACGCGCTGAGTGGTCTGAAACGCTGTGAGGTTCGCATGCGCCTTGGAACACTAAGGCTAGAATCCCGAGCCCGTCAGTTCGGCGGCGGCTTCGCAGCCTTCCAACCCGGCTTCGACGAAGGCCACGAGGACATCGTGATGCGCTTCAAGGCCCCCGACGCCGAGCTCGGTGCGGCTGTTCGGGAGGCCCTGCGCCGGTCCCTCTAG
- a CDS encoding serine hydrolase, whose translation MRTFSRRAMLIAPLATAACAKSVIREVSGPSMDIEQLDREIGAAAQRVRPGVLGVAITDLNNADVWLHNGDRSFPLDGAAALLIVAAVIDEAAYDRVDLDERITVRDVDLSPPPSAVGAAWPRRDSYAVRELLPLALDGDRTAADLLMKRIGGPGVVTAWLQQKRLKGLRVDRYFREMEVERVGLPSFRADWRTEQAFTAAISGVSPIQRKAAAEAYLSDPRDTATPRGAMDFLVALHNAELISRPSTNQLLALMRGTTQGANLLRAGLRRDVDLAHASGVGRRNLDLTPAINDIGLYRLSGGGDLAVVAFLSGSSAATEQQSMVIADVGRSALAARG comes from the coding sequence ATGAGAACCTTTTCACGCCGCGCCATGCTGATCGCGCCGCTGGCGACCGCCGCCTGCGCCAAGTCTGTGATCCGCGAAGTGTCGGGTCCCAGCATGGACATCGAACAGCTGGATCGCGAGATCGGGGCTGCCGCCCAGCGCGTTCGGCCCGGTGTTCTGGGGGTGGCGATCACCGACCTGAACAACGCCGATGTGTGGTTGCACAATGGCGACCGCTCCTTCCCGCTCGATGGAGCCGCCGCGCTTCTGATCGTCGCCGCTGTCATCGACGAGGCGGCCTATGACCGTGTCGACCTGGACGAACGCATCACGGTGCGAGACGTGGACCTGTCGCCGCCGCCGTCAGCCGTTGGAGCCGCGTGGCCCCGCCGCGACAGCTATGCCGTGCGTGAGTTGCTGCCCCTCGCCCTCGATGGCGACCGTACGGCGGCCGACCTGCTGATGAAGCGCATCGGCGGTCCGGGCGTGGTCACCGCCTGGCTGCAGCAAAAGCGGCTCAAGGGCCTGCGGGTAGATCGCTACTTCCGGGAGATGGAGGTGGAGCGGGTCGGCCTGCCCTCCTTCCGCGCCGACTGGCGGACCGAGCAGGCCTTCACCGCGGCGATCAGCGGCGTGTCGCCGATCCAGCGAAAGGCCGCCGCGGAGGCCTATCTCAGCGATCCCCGCGATACGGCCACGCCAAGGGGCGCGATGGACTTCCTTGTGGCCCTGCACAACGCCGAACTGATCTCGCGCCCCAGCACCAACCAACTGCTGGCGTTGATGCGCGGCACGACCCAGGGGGCGAACCTGTTGCGGGCGGGCCTGCGCCGCGACGTCGATCTGGCGCATGCGTCGGGGGTCGGGCGCAGGAACCTGGACCTGACGCCAGCGATCAACGACATCGGGCTCTATCGCCTCAGCGGCGGCGGCGATCTGGCGGTTGTCGCGTTCCTGTCCGGATCGTCGGCGGCGACGGAGCAGCAATCGATGGTGATCGCCGACGTGGGTCGTTCGGCGCTCGCCGCCCGCGGTTAG
- a CDS encoding S-(hydroxymethyl)glutathione dehydrogenase/class III alcohol dehydrogenase, producing MKTRAAVAFEAKKPLEIVEVDLEGPKAFEVLVEIKATGICHTDAYTLDGLDSEGIFPSILGHEGAGVVVEVGPGVTSVAVGDHVIPLYTPECRQCKSCLSRKTNLCTSIRATQGKGLMPDGTSRFSYKGQAIAHYMGCSTFSNYTVLPEIALAKIRPDAPFDKACYIGCGVTTGVGAVTNTAKVEPGANAIVFGLGGIGLNVIQGLKMVGADKIIGVDINDSKEEWGRRFGMTHFVNPTKVDGDLVAHLVALTDGGADYTFDCTGNTGVMRTALEACHRGWGESIIIGVAEAGREISTRPFQLVTGRVWKGSAFGGARGRTDVPKIVDWYMDGKIEIDPMITHVLPLDEINKAFDLMHAGESIRSVVVF from the coding sequence ATGAAGACCCGCGCCGCCGTCGCCTTTGAGGCCAAGAAGCCGCTGGAGATCGTGGAGGTGGACCTGGAGGGGCCCAAGGCCTTCGAGGTTCTGGTGGAGATCAAGGCCACCGGCATCTGCCACACCGACGCCTATACGTTGGATGGCCTCGACTCCGAAGGCATCTTCCCCTCGATCCTGGGTCATGAGGGCGCGGGCGTGGTGGTCGAGGTGGGGCCCGGCGTGACCAGCGTCGCCGTGGGCGATCACGTGATCCCGCTCTACACGCCCGAATGCCGCCAGTGCAAAAGCTGTCTGAGCCGCAAGACCAACCTCTGCACCTCGATCCGCGCCACCCAGGGCAAGGGCCTGATGCCGGACGGCACTAGCCGCTTCTCGTACAAGGGCCAGGCCATCGCCCACTACATGGGCTGCTCGACCTTTTCGAACTACACGGTCCTGCCCGAGATCGCCCTGGCCAAGATCCGGCCCGACGCCCCTTTCGACAAGGCCTGCTACATCGGTTGCGGCGTGACCACGGGCGTGGGGGCGGTGACCAACACCGCCAAGGTCGAGCCGGGCGCCAACGCCATCGTCTTTGGCCTGGGCGGCATCGGCCTGAACGTCATCCAGGGCCTGAAGATGGTCGGGGCCGACAAGATCATCGGAGTCGACATCAACGACTCCAAGGAAGAGTGGGGCCGCCGCTTCGGCATGACCCATTTCGTCAACCCGACCAAGGTGGACGGCGATCTGGTCGCCCACCTCGTCGCCCTGACCGACGGCGGCGCCGACTACACCTTCGACTGCACCGGCAACACCGGCGTCATGCGCACCGCGCTGGAAGCCTGCCATCGCGGCTGGGGCGAGAGCATCATCATCGGCGTGGCCGAGGCGGGCCGCGAGATCAGCACCCGCCCGTTCCAGCTGGTCACAGGTCGCGTCTGGAAGGGCAGCGCCTTCGGCGGCGCACGCGGCCGCACCGACGTGCCGAAAATCGTCGACTGGTACATGGACGGCAAGATCGAGATCGACCCGATGATCACCCACGTCCTACCCCTGGACGAGATCAACAAGGCCTTCGACCTGATGCACGCGGGCGAGAGCATCCGCAGCGTCGTGGTGTTTTAG
- a CDS encoding RNA methyltransferase, whose protein sequence is MTGSEGRAPCVILNAPQLAENIGSVARVMANFGLSELRLVAPRDGWPQERAWASASGADWPLDNAKVFDRLEDAIADLQLVFATTARPRETRLPVLTPREAAGQLSTEIAQGQAAGLLFGAERAGLETEHIALCQAIISIPIDERFRSLNLAQAVSINAYEWKMTVDDRPWVKFEQNVEAPADQAMLMGLYEHLEAELETAGFYHPPEKKPSMVRNLRVPLARARLTDQEVRTFRGVITALSKGRGRVLAKLAEKKATESGDKG, encoded by the coding sequence GTGACTGGTTCCGAAGGACGGGCGCCCTGCGTCATCCTCAATGCGCCGCAACTGGCCGAAAACATCGGCTCGGTGGCGCGGGTGATGGCCAATTTCGGCCTTTCGGAGCTGCGTCTGGTGGCGCCGCGCGACGGCTGGCCCCAGGAGCGCGCCTGGGCCAGCGCCTCGGGGGCCGACTGGCCGCTGGACAACGCCAAGGTGTTCGACCGTCTGGAAGACGCCATCGCCGACCTGCAGCTGGTCTTCGCCACCACGGCCCGCCCGCGCGAGACGCGGCTGCCGGTGCTGACCCCGCGCGAGGCCGCCGGCCAGCTATCGACCGAGATCGCTCAAGGCCAGGCTGCGGGGCTGCTGTTCGGCGCCGAGCGGGCGGGGCTGGAGACCGAACACATCGCCCTGTGCCAGGCGATCATCTCCATCCCCATCGACGAGCGTTTCCGCTCGCTGAACCTGGCTCAGGCGGTGTCGATCAACGCCTATGAGTGGAAGATGACGGTCGATGACCGCCCCTGGGTGAAGTTCGAGCAGAACGTCGAGGCGCCCGCCGACCAGGCCATGCTGATGGGCCTGTACGAGCATCTGGAGGCCGAACTGGAGACGGCAGGCTTCTATCACCCGCCCGAGAAGAAGCCGTCCATGGTGCGCAACCTGCGCGTCCCCCTGGCTCGCGCCCGACTGACCGACCAGGAGGTCCGCACCTTCCGCGGCGTGATCACCGCCCTGTCCAAGGGGCGCGGCCGGGTGCTGGCCAAGCTGGCGGAGAAGAAGGCGACCGAGAGCGGCGACAAGGGTTGA